Proteins encoded together in one Benincasa hispida cultivar B227 chromosome 1, ASM972705v1, whole genome shotgun sequence window:
- the LOC120090435 gene encoding receptor-like protein EIX2 isoform X2 — protein sequence MPANNLALEIKCMESERQALLSLKQNLIDRYDFLSSWRTQANPKANDDCCNWRGVGCSNNTGADHYNIISLDLHNKGLMGEVGSSLTQLLHLTYLDLSYNQFDQILIEDIGSLINLNYLNLSYNKLSGSIPQSLGQLSNLEYLNLQSNLLEGEVSEVHFSKLKNLKALDLSDNLLRLTFNSAWVPPFQLQSISLRNCTLGPYFPKWLQTQKFSVLDISENRISDKIPRWFWNNLSPNLLFLDVSNNHIKGEIPNLSLKFKRMPVIILGVNEFEGKIPAFLFGAQNLDLSTNEFSDISGLCEVNYSSPLYLLDTCGNKMSGQLPNCWNHMLNLESLSLAYNYFSGDIPQSLSNLTRLKSLNLRENYFSGEFPSWFNFTDLTLFDAVDNNLSGNLPSWIGSRLPNLVRLLLKSNHFHGNLPSSLCNLRRIEVLDISLNYDISGSIPTCIYNFDVLTKTFNPSTVPDYMRDLVMMWKGKEMEFHGRNLQLQRSIDLSSNRLTGEIPKEITQLVGLISLNLSRNELTGNIPIGTQLQSFPISSYEGNPFLHGDPIKKWELSNNNNTHVEDNNETEDKFLMLDLLIAISSGFIIGFWGIFGSLLLFKRWRYTYFRFLRNIIEKVF from the exons ATGCCAGCAAATAATCTTGCACTGGAAATCAAATGCATGGAAAGCGAAAGACAAGCCCTGTTATCCTTGAAGCAAAACCTCATAGATAGATATGATTTTCTCTCTTCTTGGAGAACACAAGCCAATCCCAAAGCCAATGATGATTGTTGCAATTGGAGAGGTGTTGGTTGTAGCAACAATACAGGTGCTGACCATTATAATATCATAAGCCTTGATCTTCACAATAAAGGTTTGATGGGTGAGGTTGGTTCTTCCTTAACTCAATTATTGCATCTCACCTACTTAGATCTTAGTTATAATCAGTTTGATCAAATCTTGATTGAGGATATTGgttctcttatcaatttgaattacCTCAACTTGTCCTATAACAAGTTGAGTGGAAGTATTCCTCAAAGTTTGGGACAATTATCCAACTTAGAGTATTTGAATCTTCAGTCTAATTTATTGGAGGGTGAAGTTTCTGAAGTTCATTTCTCAAagcttaaaaatttaaaagcttTGGATCTATCTGACAACTTGTTGAGATTAACCTTCAACTCAGCTTGGGTTCCTCCTTTTCAACTGCAATCAATAAGTTTGAGAAATTGTACATTGGGCCCATATTTTCCCAAATGGCTTCAAACACAAAAGTTCTCTGTTCTTGATATTTCAGAAAACAGAATTTCAGACAAGATTCCCAGATGGTTTTGGAATAACTTGTCCCCAAACTTATTGTTTCTTGATGTTTCCAACAATCATATCAAGGGGGAAATCCCAAATTTGTCCTTGAAATTCAAAAGGATGCCTGTGATCATTTTGGGAGTGAATGAATTTGAGGGTAAAATTCCAGCCTTTCTTTTTGGAGCACAAAACCTTGACCTTTCGACAAATGAATTTTCAGACATATCTGGTTTGTGTGAAGTCAACTACTCGTCCCCTTTATATCTCTTGGATACTTGCGGCAACAAAATGTCTGGCCAACTCCCTAATTGTTGGAACCATATGCTCAATTTAGAATCCTTAAGTTTGGCCTATAATTATTTTTCTGGAGACATTCCACAGTCTTTGAGTAATCTCACAAGACTGAAATCTCTAAATTTGCGAGAGAATTATTTCTCCGGGGAGTTTCCTTCTTGGTTTAACTTCACAGATTTGACACTCTTTGATGCAGTTGACAACAATTTATCTGGAAATTTACCGTCATGGATCGGATCAAGATTGCCAAATTTGGTTCGTTTGCTTCTCAAGTCAAATCACTTTCATGGAAACTTACCTTCAAGTCTTTGCAACCTCAGAAGGATTGAAGTATTGGACATTTCACTCAATTATGATATTTCAGGAAGCATACCAACTTGCATCTATAATTTTGATGTCTTGACAAAAACGTTTAATCCATCAACTGTTCCTGATTACATGAGAGATTTGGTCATGATGTGGAAAGGCAAAGAGATGGAATTTCATGGTAGAAATTTACAGCTTCAAAGGAGTATTGACCTGTCTAGCAACCGTCTGACAGGAGAAATTCCTAAAGAAATCACACAGCTTGTTGGTTTAATTTCTTTGAATCTCTCGAGGAATGAGTTAACAG GAAATATTCCCATTGGAACTCAACTTCAAAGCTTTCCAATTTCTTCCTATGAAGGCAACCCTTTTCTTCATGGAGATCCAATTAAGAAGTGGGAGCTGAGCAACAACAATAATACTCATGTTGAGGATAATAATGAAACTGAAGACAAATTCCTAATGCTAGATCTGCTTATTGCCATTTCTTCTGgatttataattggattttggGGAATCTTTGGCAGTCTTCTACTCTTTAAGAGATGGAGATATACCTACTTTAGGTTTTTAAGAAATATAATTGAGAAAGTTTTCTGA
- the LOC120090435 gene encoding receptor-like protein EIX2 isoform X1, which yields MPANNLALEIKCMESERQALLSLKQNLIDRYDFLSSWRTQANPKANDDCCNWRGVGCSNNTGADHYNIISLDLHNKGLMGEVGSSLTQLLHLTYLDLSYNQFDQILIEDIGSLINLNYLNLSYNKLSGSIPQSLGQLSNLEYLNLQSNLLEGEVSEVHFSKLKNLKALDLSDNLLRLTFNSAWVPPFQLQSISLRNCTLGPYFPKWLQTQKFSVLDISENRISDKIPRWFWNNLSPNLLFLDVSNNHIKGEIPNLSLKFKRMPVIILGVNEFEGKIPAFLFGAQNLDLSTNEFSDISGLCEVNYSSPLYLLDTCGNKMSGQLPNCWNHMLNLESLSLAYNYFSGDIPQSLSNLTRLKSLNLRENYFSGEFPSWFNFTDLTLFDAVDNNLSGNLPSWIGSRLPNLVRLLLKSNHFHGNLPSSLCNLRRIEVLDISLNYDISGSIPTCIYNFDVLTKTFNPSTVPDYMRDLVMMWKGKEMEFHGRNLQLQRSIDLSSNRLTGEIPKEITQLVGLISLNLSRNELTGQIPYNIAQLQSLDFLDLSRNNLCGSIPSSFSQMPRLSVLDLSYNNLSGNIPIGTQLQSFPISSYEGNPFLHGDPIKKWELSNNNNTHVEDNNETEDKFLMLDLLIAISSGFIIGFWGIFGSLLLFKRWRYTYFRFLRNIIEKVF from the coding sequence ATGCCAGCAAATAATCTTGCACTGGAAATCAAATGCATGGAAAGCGAAAGACAAGCCCTGTTATCCTTGAAGCAAAACCTCATAGATAGATATGATTTTCTCTCTTCTTGGAGAACACAAGCCAATCCCAAAGCCAATGATGATTGTTGCAATTGGAGAGGTGTTGGTTGTAGCAACAATACAGGTGCTGACCATTATAATATCATAAGCCTTGATCTTCACAATAAAGGTTTGATGGGTGAGGTTGGTTCTTCCTTAACTCAATTATTGCATCTCACCTACTTAGATCTTAGTTATAATCAGTTTGATCAAATCTTGATTGAGGATATTGgttctcttatcaatttgaattacCTCAACTTGTCCTATAACAAGTTGAGTGGAAGTATTCCTCAAAGTTTGGGACAATTATCCAACTTAGAGTATTTGAATCTTCAGTCTAATTTATTGGAGGGTGAAGTTTCTGAAGTTCATTTCTCAAagcttaaaaatttaaaagcttTGGATCTATCTGACAACTTGTTGAGATTAACCTTCAACTCAGCTTGGGTTCCTCCTTTTCAACTGCAATCAATAAGTTTGAGAAATTGTACATTGGGCCCATATTTTCCCAAATGGCTTCAAACACAAAAGTTCTCTGTTCTTGATATTTCAGAAAACAGAATTTCAGACAAGATTCCCAGATGGTTTTGGAATAACTTGTCCCCAAACTTATTGTTTCTTGATGTTTCCAACAATCATATCAAGGGGGAAATCCCAAATTTGTCCTTGAAATTCAAAAGGATGCCTGTGATCATTTTGGGAGTGAATGAATTTGAGGGTAAAATTCCAGCCTTTCTTTTTGGAGCACAAAACCTTGACCTTTCGACAAATGAATTTTCAGACATATCTGGTTTGTGTGAAGTCAACTACTCGTCCCCTTTATATCTCTTGGATACTTGCGGCAACAAAATGTCTGGCCAACTCCCTAATTGTTGGAACCATATGCTCAATTTAGAATCCTTAAGTTTGGCCTATAATTATTTTTCTGGAGACATTCCACAGTCTTTGAGTAATCTCACAAGACTGAAATCTCTAAATTTGCGAGAGAATTATTTCTCCGGGGAGTTTCCTTCTTGGTTTAACTTCACAGATTTGACACTCTTTGATGCAGTTGACAACAATTTATCTGGAAATTTACCGTCATGGATCGGATCAAGATTGCCAAATTTGGTTCGTTTGCTTCTCAAGTCAAATCACTTTCATGGAAACTTACCTTCAAGTCTTTGCAACCTCAGAAGGATTGAAGTATTGGACATTTCACTCAATTATGATATTTCAGGAAGCATACCAACTTGCATCTATAATTTTGATGTCTTGACAAAAACGTTTAATCCATCAACTGTTCCTGATTACATGAGAGATTTGGTCATGATGTGGAAAGGCAAAGAGATGGAATTTCATGGTAGAAATTTACAGCTTCAAAGGAGTATTGACCTGTCTAGCAACCGTCTGACAGGAGAAATTCCTAAAGAAATCACACAGCTTGTTGGTTTAATTTCTTTGAATCTCTCGAGGAATGAGTTAACAGGTCAAATTCCTTACAACATAGCTCAACTTCAATCGTTGGATTTTTTGGATCTATCGAGAAATAATTTGTGTGGTTCAATTCCTTCTAGTTTTTCTCAAATGCCCAGATTGAGTGTGTTGGATCTGTCCTACAATAACCTTTCAGGAAATATTCCCATTGGAACTCAACTTCAAAGCTTTCCAATTTCTTCCTATGAAGGCAACCCTTTTCTTCATGGAGATCCAATTAAGAAGTGGGAGCTGAGCAACAACAATAATACTCATGTTGAGGATAATAATGAAACTGAAGACAAATTCCTAATGCTAGATCTGCTTATTGCCATTTCTTCTGgatttataattggattttggGGAATCTTTGGCAGTCTTCTACTCTTTAAGAGATGGAGATATACCTACTTTAGGTTTTTAAGAAATATAATTGAGAAAGTTTTCTGA